One window from the genome of Hoplias malabaricus isolate fHopMal1 chromosome 18, fHopMal1.hap1, whole genome shotgun sequence encodes:
- the tm7sf2 gene encoding delta(14)-sterol reductase TM7SF2 isoform X1, with product MKSNKYKPKQHTEMEFGGTLGAGSIPVFLPLLVLYLLSVCRSPSGALQQWPPPLPHSSFLWDPVATVIVVGWIGFQSALYLLPWGQVSEGLPLRDGSRLKYPINGFHALCATAVLLCVCVCLGMPLGFLFDLMLPLATSAITVSFILSFYLYLRSFCARDTHLALGGNTGNPLYDFFMGRELNPRLGSFDLKFFCELRPGLIGWVVLNLAMLMKEVELRGFPSLSMLLVNGFQLLYVTDALWNEEAVLTTMDIVHDGFGFMLAFGDLAWVPFTYSLQASFLVVHPHDLGSLAALGIVALNGVGYYIFRKSNSQKNQFRRDPSHRSVAGLETLSTAAGKRLLVSGWWGFVRHPNYLGDILMALAWSLPCGFSHILPYFYVIYFSILLVHREARDERLCRAKYGLAWDSYCSRVPYRIIPYVY from the exons ATGAAGAGCAACAAATACaaaccaaaacaacacacagagatGGAGTTTGGAGGAACTctgg GTGCAGGGTCTATACCTGTTTTCCTGCCTCTCTTGGTCCTGTACTTGTTGAGTGTGTGTCGGTCTCCAAGTGGCGCTCTTCAGCAGTGGCCCCCTCCTCTACCTCACTCCTCTTTTCTATGGGACCCGGTTGCCACAGTTATTGTTGTGGGGTGGATTGGGTTCCAGAGCGCCCTCTACCTGCTGCCCTGGGGACAG GTGTCCGAGGGGCTGCCCCTGAGGGACGGATCCAGACTGAAATATCCCATTAAtg GGTTCCATGCTCTGTGTGCGACAGccgttctgctgtgtgtgtgtgtgtgtttggggatgCCGCTCGGTTTCCTGTTTGACCTGATGTTGCCATTAGCAACGAGTGCAATCACTGTGTCCTTCATCCTTTCATTTTACCTTTACCTCCGTTCATTCTGTGCCCGGGATACACACCTCGCTCTTGGAGGaaacacag GGAACCCTCTGTATGATTTCTTTATGGGTCGGGAGCTGAATCCTCGGCTCGGTTCATTTGATCTGAAGTTCTTCTGTGAGTTGAGACCGGGGCTCAtcggctgg GTGGTCCTGAACTTGGCGATGTTGATGAAGGAGGTGGAGTTACGAggttttccctctctctccatgttGCTGGTGAACGGGTTCCAGCTCCTGTACGTCACCGACGCCCTGTGGAACGAG GAGGCCGTTCTGACCACGATGGACATCGTTCATGACGGGTTTGGCTTTATGTTGGCGTTTGGAGATTTGGCCTGGGTTCCTTTCACCTACAGCCTCCAGGCGTCTTTCCTAGTCGTCCACCCACATGACCTCGGCTCACTCGCCGCTCTCGGGATCGTAGCATTAAACG GAGTTGGATATTATATTTTTCGTAAATCTAATTCTCAGAAGAATCAGTTCCGGAGAGACCCCTCACACAGGAGCGTTGCTG GTTTGGAAACTCTCTCCACGGCCGCAGGGAAGCGGCTGCTCGTGTCGGGGTGGTGGGGTTTTGTGAGACACCCGAATTACCTGGGGGACATCCTGATGGCCCTGGCCTGGTCCCTGCCCTGTG GTTTTTCTCACATTCTTCCGTATTTTTATGTCATTTATTTCTCCATTCTCTTGGTTCACCGCGAGGCGAGAGATGAGAGACTATGCAGAGCCAAGTACGGTCTCGCCTGGGACTCATACTGCTCACGGGTTCCCTACAGGATCATCCCTTACGTGTACTGA
- the tm7sf2 gene encoding delta(14)-sterol reductase TM7SF2 isoform X2 encodes MKSNKYKPKQHTEMEFGGTLGAGSIPVFLPLLVLYLLSVCRSPSGALQQWPPPLPHSSFLWDPVATVIVVGWIGFQSALYLLPWGQVSEGLPLRDGSRLKYPINGFHALCATAVLLCVCVCLGMPLGFLFDLMLPLATSAITVSFILSFYLYLRSFCARDTHLALGGNTGNPLYDFFMGRELNPRLGSFDLKFFCELRPGLIGWVVLNLAMLMKEVELRGFPSLSMLLVNGFQLLYVTDALWNEEAVLTTMDIVHDGFGFMLAFGDLAWVPFTYSLQASFLVVHPHDLGSLAALGIVALNGVGYYIFRKSNSQKNQFRRDPSHRSVAGLETLSTAAGKRLLVSGWWGFVRHPNYLGDILMALAWSLPCGER; translated from the exons ATGAAGAGCAACAAATACaaaccaaaacaacacacagagatGGAGTTTGGAGGAACTctgg GTGCAGGGTCTATACCTGTTTTCCTGCCTCTCTTGGTCCTGTACTTGTTGAGTGTGTGTCGGTCTCCAAGTGGCGCTCTTCAGCAGTGGCCCCCTCCTCTACCTCACTCCTCTTTTCTATGGGACCCGGTTGCCACAGTTATTGTTGTGGGGTGGATTGGGTTCCAGAGCGCCCTCTACCTGCTGCCCTGGGGACAG GTGTCCGAGGGGCTGCCCCTGAGGGACGGATCCAGACTGAAATATCCCATTAAtg GGTTCCATGCTCTGTGTGCGACAGccgttctgctgtgtgtgtgtgtgtgtttggggatgCCGCTCGGTTTCCTGTTTGACCTGATGTTGCCATTAGCAACGAGTGCAATCACTGTGTCCTTCATCCTTTCATTTTACCTTTACCTCCGTTCATTCTGTGCCCGGGATACACACCTCGCTCTTGGAGGaaacacag GGAACCCTCTGTATGATTTCTTTATGGGTCGGGAGCTGAATCCTCGGCTCGGTTCATTTGATCTGAAGTTCTTCTGTGAGTTGAGACCGGGGCTCAtcggctgg GTGGTCCTGAACTTGGCGATGTTGATGAAGGAGGTGGAGTTACGAggttttccctctctctccatgttGCTGGTGAACGGGTTCCAGCTCCTGTACGTCACCGACGCCCTGTGGAACGAG GAGGCCGTTCTGACCACGATGGACATCGTTCATGACGGGTTTGGCTTTATGTTGGCGTTTGGAGATTTGGCCTGGGTTCCTTTCACCTACAGCCTCCAGGCGTCTTTCCTAGTCGTCCACCCACATGACCTCGGCTCACTCGCCGCTCTCGGGATCGTAGCATTAAACG GAGTTGGATATTATATTTTTCGTAAATCTAATTCTCAGAAGAATCAGTTCCGGAGAGACCCCTCACACAGGAGCGTTGCTG GTTTGGAAACTCTCTCCACGGCCGCAGGGAAGCGGCTGCTCGTGTCGGGGTGGTGGGGTTTTGTGAGACACCCGAATTACCTGGGGGACATCCTGATGGCCCTGGCCTGGTCCCTGCCCTGTG GCGAGAGATGA
- the znhit2 gene encoding zinc finger HIT domain-containing protein 2 isoform X2 — protein MERMFRVPVSVRKLLTDITPKEEEFGDWTDPEPEPVVRDGISLPVLGSSEVLLTPCGSDSEGGQGSPRVCGLCLCKPALYTCPRCNVPFCGVFCYRSSAHSECSEEFYKECVSEELRSRAETQDEARRRIWSMQEILLRLRKSSLADGGMENVLKDHVEEPGAGLTESDTEALELLAKLAELQENGKEEEREEILEILQRLRQTQEGEEGDEDEDDEDLATKFSGLNVESLTEQQLWNLLPSRHRQRFQELLKGGGVSGLVEVWRPWWEKHQPNTTALIQELQLEEEEEESRAEGDAESEETEKSLETESKNPNKAHSQSKQSHEKRIKTRENVSNRAPPVSTKTPPLSQLCSSPSPFVHFSVVNTLYGFAFSLRLFNGDTAEPEFCPLVLDISEGLGSGRVFCSLSEALERAVSAAVDFDRQCPDAPILALSAVAHILFGESEDEPTGFALSALSQLRTALRDARKNRSGGRDAEEETQRRRCFLAEKKCVFFQSWVKENSATLRSSARETWREYLRRRAERERMDRERRAVEERGRKRRGKTLIQEI, from the exons ATGGAGAGAATGTTCCGGGTTCCTGTGAGTGTACGGAAGCTGCTGACTGACATTACACCGAAGGAGGAGGAGTTCGGGGACTGGACCGATCCGGAACCGGAGCCCGTGGTCAGGGACGGCATCTCTCTTCCGGTCCTAGGTTCCTCAGAGGTTCTCCTGACTCCGTGTGGAAGCGACTCTGAGGGAGGACAGGGTTCTCCTCGcgtgtgtgggctgtgtttgtgtaaacCAGCGCTCTACACCTGCCCCAGGTGTAACGTTCCGTTCTGTGGAGTGTTCTGCTACCGGAGCTCTGCCCACTCCGAATGTTCAGAGGAGTTCTATAAGGAATGTGTCTCTGAGGAGCTGAGGAGCCGCGCCGAGACCCAGGATGAGGCAAGGAGGAGAATATGGAGCATGCAGGAGATCCTCCTGAGGCTGAGGAAGAGTTCTCTCGCTGACGGAGGAATGGAGAACGTTCTGAAGGATCATGTGGAAGAACCAGGGGCGGGACTCACAGAGTCGGACACGGAGGCTCTAGAACTTCTCGCCAAACTGGCAGAACTCCAGGAGAAcggaaaggaggaggagagagaggagatccTGGAGATCCTGCAGAGACTCAGACAGACTCAAGAAGGTGAGGAgggtgatgaagatgaagacgATGAAGATTTAGCCACGAAGTTCTCTGGACTGAACGTGGAGTCTTTGACAGAACAACAGCTGTGGAACCTGCTGCCGTCTCGACACAGACAGAGGTTCCAGGAGCTCCTGAAGGGGGGAGGAGTCTCAG GGTTGGTGGAGGTGTGGAGGCCGTGGTGGGAGAAGCACCAACCGAACACTACAGCACTGATCCAGGAGCTGCagctggaggaagaggaggaagagtcGAGAGCTGAGGGAGATGCAGAGAGTGAAGAAACTGAAAAATCTCTTGAAACTGAATCTAAAAACCCAAATAAAGCCCACTCTCAGTCCAAACAGAGCCACGAAAAACGGATAAAAACCAGGGAAAACGTCTCTAACCGTGCTCCGCCCGTCAGCACTAAAACCCCGCCCCTCAGTCAGCTCTGCTCCAGCCCCTCCCCTTTCGTCCACTTCTCTGTGGTCAACACTCTCTACGGCTTCGCTTTCTCGCTGCGCCTCTTTAACGGAGACACCGCGGAGCCCGAGTTCTGTCCGCTGGTTCTAGATATATCCGAGGGCCTGGGTTCAGGCCGAGTGTTCTGCTCGCTGTCGGAGGCTCTGGAGCGAGCCGTTTCCGCGGCGGTGGACTTCGACCGTCAGTGTCCGGACGCTCCCATCCTGGCTTTATCGGCCGTGGCTCACATCCTGTTTGGAGAGAGCGAGGACGAGCCGACGGGGTTCGCTCTCTCGGCTCTGTCTCAGCTCAGAACCGCCCTCAGAGACGCCAGAAAGAACCGGAGCGGAGGACGAGACGCAGAGGAGGAGACGCAGAGGAGGAGGTGTTTTCTGGcagaaaaaaagtgtgtgttttttcagtccTGGGTGAAAGAGAACAGCGCCACTCTCAGGAGTTCAGCGAGAGAAACGTGGAGAGAATACCTGAGGAGaagagcggagagagagaggatggacagagagaggagagcggtggaggagagagggaggaagagacgAGGGAAAACCCTGATCCAGGAGATTTAA
- the znhit2 gene encoding zinc finger HIT domain-containing protein 2 isoform X1, producing the protein MERHGWTMERMFRVPVSVRKLLTDITPKEEEFGDWTDPEPEPVVRDGISLPVLGSSEVLLTPCGSDSEGGQGSPRVCGLCLCKPALYTCPRCNVPFCGVFCYRSSAHSECSEEFYKECVSEELRSRAETQDEARRRIWSMQEILLRLRKSSLADGGMENVLKDHVEEPGAGLTESDTEALELLAKLAELQENGKEEEREEILEILQRLRQTQEGEEGDEDEDDEDLATKFSGLNVESLTEQQLWNLLPSRHRQRFQELLKGGGVSGLVEVWRPWWEKHQPNTTALIQELQLEEEEEESRAEGDAESEETEKSLETESKNPNKAHSQSKQSHEKRIKTRENVSNRAPPVSTKTPPLSQLCSSPSPFVHFSVVNTLYGFAFSLRLFNGDTAEPEFCPLVLDISEGLGSGRVFCSLSEALERAVSAAVDFDRQCPDAPILALSAVAHILFGESEDEPTGFALSALSQLRTALRDARKNRSGGRDAEEETQRRRCFLAEKKCVFFQSWVKENSATLRSSARETWREYLRRRAERERMDRERRAVEERGRKRRGKTLIQEI; encoded by the exons ATGGAGAgacacg ggTGGACGATGGAGAGAATGTTCCGGGTTCCTGTGAGTGTACGGAAGCTGCTGACTGACATTACACCGAAGGAGGAGGAGTTCGGGGACTGGACCGATCCGGAACCGGAGCCCGTGGTCAGGGACGGCATCTCTCTTCCGGTCCTAGGTTCCTCAGAGGTTCTCCTGACTCCGTGTGGAAGCGACTCTGAGGGAGGACAGGGTTCTCCTCGcgtgtgtgggctgtgtttgtgtaaacCAGCGCTCTACACCTGCCCCAGGTGTAACGTTCCGTTCTGTGGAGTGTTCTGCTACCGGAGCTCTGCCCACTCCGAATGTTCAGAGGAGTTCTATAAGGAATGTGTCTCTGAGGAGCTGAGGAGCCGCGCCGAGACCCAGGATGAGGCAAGGAGGAGAATATGGAGCATGCAGGAGATCCTCCTGAGGCTGAGGAAGAGTTCTCTCGCTGACGGAGGAATGGAGAACGTTCTGAAGGATCATGTGGAAGAACCAGGGGCGGGACTCACAGAGTCGGACACGGAGGCTCTAGAACTTCTCGCCAAACTGGCAGAACTCCAGGAGAAcggaaaggaggaggagagagaggagatccTGGAGATCCTGCAGAGACTCAGACAGACTCAAGAAGGTGAGGAgggtgatgaagatgaagacgATGAAGATTTAGCCACGAAGTTCTCTGGACTGAACGTGGAGTCTTTGACAGAACAACAGCTGTGGAACCTGCTGCCGTCTCGACACAGACAGAGGTTCCAGGAGCTCCTGAAGGGGGGAGGAGTCTCAG GGTTGGTGGAGGTGTGGAGGCCGTGGTGGGAGAAGCACCAACCGAACACTACAGCACTGATCCAGGAGCTGCagctggaggaagaggaggaagagtcGAGAGCTGAGGGAGATGCAGAGAGTGAAGAAACTGAAAAATCTCTTGAAACTGAATCTAAAAACCCAAATAAAGCCCACTCTCAGTCCAAACAGAGCCACGAAAAACGGATAAAAACCAGGGAAAACGTCTCTAACCGTGCTCCGCCCGTCAGCACTAAAACCCCGCCCCTCAGTCAGCTCTGCTCCAGCCCCTCCCCTTTCGTCCACTTCTCTGTGGTCAACACTCTCTACGGCTTCGCTTTCTCGCTGCGCCTCTTTAACGGAGACACCGCGGAGCCCGAGTTCTGTCCGCTGGTTCTAGATATATCCGAGGGCCTGGGTTCAGGCCGAGTGTTCTGCTCGCTGTCGGAGGCTCTGGAGCGAGCCGTTTCCGCGGCGGTGGACTTCGACCGTCAGTGTCCGGACGCTCCCATCCTGGCTTTATCGGCCGTGGCTCACATCCTGTTTGGAGAGAGCGAGGACGAGCCGACGGGGTTCGCTCTCTCGGCTCTGTCTCAGCTCAGAACCGCCCTCAGAGACGCCAGAAAGAACCGGAGCGGAGGACGAGACGCAGAGGAGGAGACGCAGAGGAGGAGGTGTTTTCTGGcagaaaaaaagtgtgtgttttttcagtccTGGGTGAAAGAGAACAGCGCCACTCTCAGGAGTTCAGCGAGAGAAACGTGGAGAGAATACCTGAGGAGaagagcggagagagagaggatggacagagagaggagagcggtggaggagagagggaggaagagacgAGGGAAAACCCTGATCCAGGAGATTTAA